One Vicinamibacterales bacterium DNA window includes the following coding sequences:
- a CDS encoding transglutaminase family protein produces the protein MAIHYAIRHLTRFTYAAPVSESVMELRMRPATDHAQRCLQFDVDLQPRARVFAYRDFLGNWVHHFDLPRRHSRMAVTARAQVQIDAPPPLPEALPPSAWDEVDAWTARDEHWDFRRPSRFVEWTDALVAFADALGARATRAQDPLTVVRGVMDAIHREFEYAPKSTRVDSPIDEALAARRGVCQDFTHIMLAVLRRLDLPCRYVSGYIAPRALGEDDGPVTIATHAWVEVHLPGLGWMGVDPTNALPAGLRHVRVAVGRDYADVPPTRGVYKGGGASHLEVSVDVTPGETLPTADTAVVGGTWTADAAAPDESAERAAHEQQQQQQ, from the coding sequence GTGGCCATCCACTACGCCATCCGCCACCTCACGCGCTTCACCTACGCGGCTCCGGTCAGCGAGTCCGTGATGGAGCTGCGCATGCGCCCGGCCACCGACCACGCCCAGCGCTGCCTGCAGTTCGACGTGGACCTGCAGCCGCGGGCCCGCGTGTTCGCCTACCGGGACTTCCTCGGCAACTGGGTGCACCACTTCGACCTGCCGCGGCGCCACAGCCGGATGGCCGTGACCGCGCGGGCGCAGGTGCAGATCGACGCGCCGCCGCCGCTGCCGGAGGCACTCCCGCCGTCGGCGTGGGACGAGGTGGACGCCTGGACCGCGAGGGACGAGCACTGGGACTTCCGGCGGCCGAGCCGCTTCGTGGAGTGGACCGACGCGCTCGTCGCCTTCGCCGACGCGCTGGGCGCGCGGGCGACGCGCGCCCAGGACCCGCTCACGGTGGTGCGCGGCGTGATGGACGCCATCCACCGCGAGTTCGAGTACGCGCCGAAGAGCACGCGCGTGGACTCGCCCATCGACGAGGCGCTCGCCGCCCGCCGCGGGGTGTGCCAGGACTTCACGCACATCATGCTCGCGGTGCTGCGGCGCCTCGACCTGCCCTGCCGCTACGTCAGCGGCTACATCGCGCCCCGCGCGCTGGGCGAGGACGACGGGCCCGTCACCATCGCGACGCACGCCTGGGTCGAGGTCCACCTGCCGGGCCTGGGCTGGATGGGCGTGGATCCCACCAATGCCCTGCCGGCGGGCCTGCGTCACGTGCGGGTCGCCGTGGGCCGGGACTACGCCGATGTCCCGCCGACGCGGGGCGTCTACAAGGGCGGCGGCGCGAGCCACCTCGAGGTCTCCGTGGACGTCACCCCGGGCGAGACGCTGCCGACGGCCGACACGGCGGTCGTCGGCGGCACCTGGACGGCCGATGCCGCGGCACCCGACGAGTCGGCGGAGCGCGCCGCCCACGAGCAGCAGCAACAGCAGCAGTAG
- a CDS encoding circularly permuted type 2 ATP-grasp protein — translation MSAPPPGGAGSLDRLRHLPQFQRYALGRAYDEMFDADGVTRGHYGALYERLATVDPQELRQRQSAADKAFLHQGITFTVYGQQDGTERIFPYDLIPRIITASEWDTVERGLTQRITALNLFLKDLYGDGKVLADGLVPRELVYSCKHFRREMQGVAVRHDIYVSVAGTDLVRLPDGSFAVLEDNLRVPSGVSYMLTNRQVIKRIFPLLFNSYDVRPVDQYGQALLATLRALAPPHRPDPTIVLLTPGVFNSAYFEHTFLARQMGIALVEGRDLFVHDNVVYMRTTAGPQRVDVIYRRVDDDFIDPLAFRADSTLGVPGLFNAYRAGNVALTNAVGTGVADDKALYAYVPALIKYYLDQDPILHNVETWQMSKDDERQHVLDRLDQVVVKAVGESGGYGMLIGPHSTAAEREAFRQRILADPRNYIAQPTLALSAAPCFVDGRIEPRHVDLRPYILSGDEVVIVPGGLTRVALREGSLVVNSSQGGGSKDTWVLHADAAGAGA, via the coding sequence ATGAGCGCGCCCCCTCCGGGCGGCGCCGGCAGCCTCGATCGGCTGCGGCACCTGCCCCAGTTCCAGCGTTACGCGCTCGGCCGCGCGTACGACGAGATGTTCGACGCCGACGGCGTCACGCGCGGCCACTACGGCGCGCTGTACGAGCGGCTCGCCACGGTGGACCCGCAGGAGCTCAGGCAGCGCCAGTCGGCGGCCGACAAGGCCTTCCTGCACCAGGGCATCACCTTCACGGTGTACGGCCAGCAGGACGGCACGGAGCGGATCTTTCCCTACGACCTGATCCCCCGGATCATCACGGCGTCGGAGTGGGACACCGTGGAGCGCGGCCTCACCCAGCGCATCACGGCCCTGAACCTGTTCCTGAAGGACCTGTACGGCGACGGCAAGGTGCTGGCCGACGGGCTGGTCCCCCGCGAGCTCGTCTACAGCTGCAAGCACTTCCGCCGCGAGATGCAGGGCGTGGCCGTCCGCCACGACATCTATGTCTCGGTGGCGGGCACCGACCTGGTACGCCTGCCCGACGGCTCCTTCGCGGTGCTGGAGGACAACCTGCGCGTGCCCAGCGGCGTGAGCTACATGCTCACCAACCGGCAGGTCATCAAGCGGATCTTCCCCCTCCTGTTCAACAGCTACGACGTCCGCCCCGTGGACCAGTACGGCCAGGCCCTGCTGGCGACGCTCCGGGCGCTGGCGCCGCCCCATCGGCCCGATCCGACGATCGTGCTGCTCACGCCCGGGGTCTTCAACTCGGCCTACTTCGAGCACACGTTCCTGGCGCGCCAGATGGGCATCGCGCTCGTCGAGGGCCGCGACCTGTTCGTCCACGACAACGTCGTCTACATGCGCACGACGGCCGGGCCGCAGCGCGTGGACGTCATCTACCGGCGCGTGGACGACGACTTCATCGACCCGCTGGCCTTCCGCGCGGACTCCACGCTCGGCGTGCCGGGCCTGTTCAACGCCTACCGCGCCGGGAACGTGGCTCTCACCAACGCCGTGGGCACGGGCGTCGCCGACGACAAGGCCCTCTACGCCTACGTCCCCGCGCTCATCAAGTACTACCTGGACCAGGACCCCATCCTGCACAACGTCGAGACGTGGCAGATGTCGAAGGACGACGAGCGCCAGCACGTGCTCGATCGCCTCGACCAGGTGGTGGTGAAGGCGGTGGGCGAGTCCGGCGGCTACGGCATGCTGATCGGACCGCACAGCACGGCCGCGGAGCGCGAGGCCTTCCGGCAGCGCATCCTCGCCGATCCCAGGAACTACATCGCCCAGCCCACGCTGGCCCTCTCCGCGGCGCCGTGCTTCGTGGACGGGCGGATCGAGCCGCGCCACGTGGACCTCAGGCCCTACATCCTCTCCGGCGACGAGGTGGTGATCGTGCCGGGCGGGCTCACGCGCGTGGCCCTCCGGGAGGGCTCGCTCGTCGTCAACTCGTCGCAGGGCGGCGGCAGCAAGGACACGTGGGTGCTGCACGCCGACGCGGCCGGCGCGGGGGCCTGA
- a CDS encoding alpha-E domain-containing protein, whose protein sequence is MLSRVADSLYWMSRYLERAEHSARVVNVNLNLTLDRAPADVARHWGRLLASLPDPPPWQVRAVPGGTERATLDLANRESIAACVGAARENARQVREEISTEMWEEINRLFLAVQQRQPIESEWTAGTHEFLAATITGVHQIQGVTDATMTHGEGWHYIELGRYLERASATAALLDVQYRELPVEDAGSSDVGEFVEWVGLLKSCCAFEAYCRHYTADVRPQRIAEFLVLSPDFPRSIHFAVGRVQAALSAIASLTGRQNGRSERLAGRLLASLDYGQIDEIMGELPAYLQGIVRQAAQINTAVHQQYIAYPVDVGLT, encoded by the coding sequence ATGCTGTCCCGCGTCGCCGACAGCCTCTACTGGATGAGCCGCTACCTGGAGCGGGCCGAGCACTCCGCGCGCGTCGTGAACGTGAACCTCAACCTCACGCTCGACCGCGCCCCGGCCGACGTCGCCCGCCACTGGGGCCGCCTGCTCGCGAGCCTGCCGGACCCGCCGCCGTGGCAGGTCCGCGCGGTGCCCGGCGGCACCGAGCGCGCCACGCTGGATCTGGCCAACCGCGAGTCCATCGCCGCCTGCGTCGGCGCCGCGCGCGAGAACGCCCGCCAGGTCCGCGAGGAGATCAGCACGGAGATGTGGGAGGAGATCAACCGCCTCTTCCTGGCCGTGCAGCAGCGTCAGCCGATCGAGTCGGAGTGGACGGCCGGCACCCACGAGTTCCTCGCCGCCACCATCACGGGCGTCCACCAGATCCAGGGCGTCACCGACGCCACGATGACCCACGGCGAGGGCTGGCACTACATCGAGCTGGGGCGGTACCTCGAGCGCGCCAGCGCCACGGCCGCCCTGCTCGACGTGCAGTACCGCGAGCTGCCGGTCGAGGACGCCGGCTCGAGCGACGTCGGCGAGTTCGTGGAGTGGGTGGGGCTCCTCAAGTCGTGCTGTGCGTTCGAAGCGTACTGCCGTCACTACACGGCCGACGTCCGGCCGCAGCGCATCGCCGAGTTCCTGGTGCTGAGTCCCGACTTCCCGCGCAGCATCCACTTCGCGGTGGGGCGCGTCCAGGCGGCCCTCAGCGCCATCGCCTCGCTCACGGGCCGGCAGAACGGCCGGAGCGAGCGCCTGGCGGGACGGCTGCTCGCGTCGCTCGACTACGGACAGATCGACGAGATCATGGGCGAGCTCCCGGCCTACCTCCAGGGCATCGTCCGCCAGGCGGCCCAGATCAACACCGCCGTCCACCAGCAGTACATCGCCTACCCGGTCGACGTCGGCCTCACCTGA